A section of the Oncorhynchus tshawytscha isolate Ot180627B linkage group LG09, Otsh_v2.0, whole genome shotgun sequence genome encodes:
- the LOC112259171 gene encoding aquaporin-5: MQVLSSLALVLKNIWTLSFLRDLLCEFVGTAIFLFTSLASVVLWPQLPAWDGSLSSPTSDYHLHDLSSESDPSFLSDSQPLSECHPDPLHVALAFGASVAVVSVCLGPATSGGGVHLNPAVTLALAAGLRVSPWRAILYVGAQLLGALCACALLMGMVPAPLRGHLGLNEVGLGVHPCQAFTVETAITFQLVVCVLATSRPTSAFHLLGPVVVGLSVILGNLVAIGYTGCGMNPARSFGPAVVTLKFQNHWVYWVGPCAGALLAGLLHDLVLYPRWGSPGDWLAEFKELFPKDPLKQPTTLENTVE, encoded by the exons ATGCAAGTCCTTTCCAGTCTGGCGTTGGTTCTGAAGAACATTTGGACACTTTCCTTCCTCCGGGATCTCCTGTGTGAATTTGTGGGCACTGCCATCTTCCTCTTCACCAGTCTGGCCTCAGTGGTGCTATGGCCCCAGCTCCCAGCCTGGGATGGGAGCCTCTCCAGTCCCACCAGTGATTATCATCTCCATGACTTGTCCTCAGAGTCCGACCCATCCTTTCTCTCGGACTCCCAGCCCCTCTCCGAGTGCCACCCTGACCCCCTGCATGTGGCCTTGGCATTCGGGGCCTCCGTggctgtggtgtctgtgtgcctggGTCCTGCTACCTCTGGAGGAGGGGTCCACCTGAACCCGGCTGTGACCCTGGCTCTGGCTGCAGGACTGAGGGTGAGCCCCTGGAGAGCTATCCTCTACGTGGGGGCACAGCTCCTCGGTGCACTCTGTGCTTGTGCACTTCTCATGGGAATGGTGCCTGCCCCGCTCAGAGGGCATCTGGGGCTGAACGAG GTAGGTTTGGGTGTCCACCCATGCCAAGCCTTCACAGTGGAGACAGCCATCACCTTTCAGCTGGTGGTCTGTGTCCTCGCCACGTCTCGACCCACATCAGCCTTCCACCTCCTGGGTCCTGTAGTGGTCGGCTTGTCTGTCATTCTGGGGAATCTCGTGGCA ATTGGGTACACTGGCTGTGGGATGAATCCTGCTAGGTCTTTTGGTCCAGCTGTGGTCACTTTAAAATTTCAAAACCATTGG GTGTATTGGGTGGGGCCGTGTGCGGGGGCATTACTAGCTGGCCTACTACATGACTTGGTGCTCTACCCACGGTGGGGTAGCCCTGGCGACTGGTTGGCTGAGTTTAAGGAACTGTTTCCCAAGGATCCACTCAAACAGCCCACCACCTTGGAAAACACAGTGGAGTAG